Proteins from one Corvus cornix cornix isolate S_Up_H32 chromosome 19, ASM73873v5, whole genome shotgun sequence genomic window:
- the MIS12 gene encoding protein MIS12 homolog, with translation MSVDPMTYETQFFGFTPQTCMLRVYIAFQDYLFEMMLVVEGVMLKKLDGIPGCKVSPSQIRKCTEKFLLFMKEHFDKLFAKMEEVLLQLVLNIPKNVLLPEDRVQEQYPYSKEEFQALQDELQQLQQQCRAEAAAEQALRAELEEQKAVKAELEKILQCFDGLENICREHGAGNFKESFALLTQSSKKLQDVLKEVEEKSKKMKRHDQLM, from the coding sequence ATGTCGGTGGATCCCATGACCTACGAGACGCAGTTCTTCGGCTTCACGCCCCAGACGTGCATGCTGCGCGTCTACATCGCCTTCCAGGACTACCTCTTCGAAATGATGCTGGTGGTGGAGGGCGTGATGCTGAAGAAGCTGGACGGCATTCCCGGCTGCAAAGTCAGCCCTTCCCAGATCCGGAAATGCACTGAGAAATTCCTGCTCTTCATGAAGGAGCACTTCGATAAACTCTTCGCTAAAATGGaagaagtgctgctgcagctggtgctAAACATCCCTAAGAACGTGCTGCTGCCCGAGGACAGGGTGCAGGAGCAGTATCCCTACAGCAAGGAGGAATTCCAGGCGCTGCAggatgagctgcagcagctgcagcagcagtgccgGGCAGAGGCGGCCGCGGAGCAGGCGCTGcgagcagagctggaggagcagaaggcTGTCAAGGCCGAGCTGGAGAagattttgcagtgttttgatGGGCTTGAGAACATCTGCAGGGAGCACGGGGCCGGCAACTTCAAGGAAAGCTTTGCCCTCCTGACACAGAGCTCTAAGAAACTGCAGGATGTGCTGAAGGAGGTTGaggagaagagcaaaaaaatgaaGCGGCATGATCAGTTAATGTAA